A window of the Hordeum vulgare subsp. vulgare chromosome 5H, MorexV3_pseudomolecules_assembly, whole genome shotgun sequence genome harbors these coding sequences:
- the LOC123398821 gene encoding phosphatidylinositol 3-kinase, root isoform — MAAAAAVGISRTSAAGAGSSNINSSEFRFFLSCDISLPLTFRVLQAPIPPPAQDGLDKKVSELFVECKLYIDGIQFGLPVNTRLESSGPPYCWNELITLCTKYRDLTSLAQLAFTVWDVSSGEGKSVVGGATIFLFNSKKQLKTGKQKLQLWPQKEADGRVPTTTPGKVPKNERGEIERLERLVNKYERGQIQHVDWLDRLAFSAIDKVKEKECERLENSFSSLVVEFCSFEHRVVFQESGANFYAPTPVSLSNELVTVWDPELGRTNPSEHKQLKLARSLTRGIIDKDLKPSSNERKSLQKIIKCPPTRTILPDEKQLVWKFRFSLMSEKKALTKFLRSVDWSDIQEAKQAVELMGKWETIDVADALELLSSDFNSEEVRAYAVSVLERADDEELQCYLLQLVQALRFERSDKSRLAHFLVNRALSNIEIASFLRWYVVVELHDHAYAKRYYSTYDMLEDEMMKMVAREDGDEDGFRLWQSLSRQTELTAQLCSIMKDVRNTRGNAEKKIEKLRQLLSGVHSELTHFDEPIRSPLAPTLLLTGVVPQESSIFKSSLIPLRLTFKTANGGTSKMIFKKGDDLRQDQLVIQMVSLMDRLLKLENMDLHLTPYQVLATGQDEGMVEFIPSSPLAQIISEHRSITSYLQKFHPDEDGPFGITVQCLETFIKSCAGYSVITYIMGVGDRHLDNLLIRDDGCLFHVDFGFILGRDPKPFPPPMKLCKEMVEAMGGTESQYYTRFKSYCCEAYNILRNNSSLILNLFTLMERSSIPDISTDENATLKVQEKFRLDLDDEEAIHFFQGLINDSVSALFPQMVETIHRWAQYWR, encoded by the exons atggcggcggcggcggccgtcgGCATCAGCAGGACCAGTGCAGCGGGGGCGGGaagcagcaacatcaacagcagcGAGTTCCGCTTCTTCCTCTCCTGCGACATCAGCCTCCCCCTCACCTTCCGCGTCCTCCAGGCCCCCATCCCGCCCCCCGCTCAAG ATGGCCTCGACAAGAAGGTCTCGGAGCTCTTCGTCGAGTGCAAGCTCTACATCGACGGCATCCAGTTCGGCCTCCCCGTCAACACAAG GCTTGAATCGTCAGGACCGCCATACTGCTGGAACGAACTCATCACACTGTGCACCAAATACAGGGACCTGACCTCCCTTGCGCAGCTCGCATTCACG GTTTGGGACGTGTCGTCTGGTGAGGGCAAAAGTGTTGTTGGTGGAGCCACCATATTTCTGTTCAACAGCAAGAAACAGCTTAAAACAgggaagcagaagctgcagctatgGCCGCAAAAGGAGGCAGACGGAAGAGTACCTACCACAACCCCTGGCAAG GTTCCTAAGAATGAACGAGGGGAGATTGAGCGGTTGGAGAGGCTCGTTAACAAGTACGAGAGAGGGCAGATACAGCATGTGGATTGGCTGGACCGTCTGGCCTTTAGTGCGATCGACAAAGTTAAGGAGAAGGAGTGTGAAAGGCTGGAGAATTCTTTCTCGAGCCTAGTTGTTGAATTCTGTAGTTTTGAACACAGAGTTGTCTTCCAG GAATCTGGAGCGAATTTCTATGCACCAACCCCTGTATCATTATCAAACGAGCTTGTTACCGTGTGGGATCCTGAACTTGGACGAACCAACCCATCTGAGCACAAGCAGTTAAAGCTTGCCAGGAGTTTGACTCGTGGAATAATTGATAAAGATCTGAAACCAAGCTCAAATGAGCGAAA GTCACttcaaaaaatcatcaaatgtcCTCCTACACGGACTATACTACCAGATGAGAAGCAATTGGTGTGGAAATTCCGTTTCTCTTTGATGTCTGAGAAGAAAGCTCTTACAAAGTTTCTCCGCTCAGTGGATTGGAGCGATATCCAA GAAGCTAAACAAGCTGTTGAATTGATGGGAAAGTGGGAAACAATTGATGTGGCTGATGCATTAGAGCTTCTTTCATCAGATTTTAATAGCGAGGAA GTCCGTGCTTATGCTGTGAGCGTACTTGAAAGGGCTGATGATGAAGAATTGCAATGCTACTTACTCCAGTTAGTGCAAGCTCTTCGATTTGAAAGATCAGACAAGTCACGTCTGGCACACTTTCTTGTAAACCGCG CTTTATCAAACATTGAAATTGCTAGTTTCCTTCGCTGGTATGTGGTTGTTGAGCTCCATGATCATGCATATGCAAAACGATACTACAGTACGTATGACATGCTTGAAGATGAAATGATGAAA ATGGTTGCTAGGGAGGATGGGGATGAAGATGGGTTTCGACTGTGGCAGAGTTTATCACGCCAAACAGAACTCACTGCTCAATTATGTTCTATTATGAAGGATGTAAGAAATACTCGTGGTAATGCTGAAAAGAAAATCGAGAAATTGAGACAGTTGTTATCGGGAGTTCACAGTGAGCTTACCCACTTTGATGAG CCAATTCGTTCACCATTAGCACCTACACTTCTCCTTACTGGTGTTGTGCCTCAAGAGTCATCTATATTCAAGAGTTCCTTAATTCCACTGCGCCTTACATTTAAGACGGCAAATGGGGGAACATCCAAGATGATCTTCAAAAAGGGAGATGACCTCCGCCAGGATCAATTG GTCATTCAAATGGTCTCTTTAATGGACCGATTGCTCAAATTAGAAAACATGGACTTGCACCTTACTCCATATCAAGTTCTTGCAACTGGACAGGATGAAGGgatggttgaattcattccttccAGCCCGCTTGCACAG ATTATATCAGAACATCGCAGTATTACGAGTTACCTGCAAAAGTTCCATCCTGATGAAGATGGTCCTTTTGGTATAACTGTCCAATGCTTGGAAACTTTTATAAAAAGTTGTGCTGGTTACTCTGTCATTACATACATTATGGGTGTTGGAGACAG GCATCTAGATAATCTTCTTATAAGAGATGACGGGTGCCTTTTCCATGTGGACTTTGGTTTTATTCTGGGTCGTGATCCCAAACCATTTCCACCTCCAATGAAACTCTGCAAAGAAATGGTCGAGGCCATGGGTGGCACAGAAAG CCAATACTATACGAGATTCAAGTCCTACTGCTGCGAAGCATACAACATTTTAAGGAATAACAGCAGCCTTATATTGAATCTCTTCACGTTGATGGAAAGATCAAGTATTCCAGATATCTCTACCGACGAAAATGCGACCCTTAAG GTTCAGGAGAAATTCCGTCTGGATCTGGACGATGAGGAGGCTATACATTTCTTCCAGGGTCTTATCAACGATAGTGTCAGCGCATTGTTCCCTCAAATGGTTGAGACCATCCATAGATGGGCTCAATATTGGCGATGA
- the LOC123398822 gene encoding RNA polymerase II-associated protein 3, which produces MADDGGGRAAALKDQGNEQFKSGNYLKAAALYTQAIKLDSDNPTLYSNRAAAFLQLVKLNKALADAETTIKLKPEWEKGYFRKGCVLEAMEQYEEAISAFQIALQHNPQNTEVSRKIKRLTQLAREQKRAVDVENLRSNVDIGKNLQSLKKELATKYGDAEMGQNIFSFVISVIESAIKGWHDTGKVDAKVNFLLDDQKTDTEKYAPVVNIEKAFESPHTHSSCFAYLRQYSEESFSKAACMLAPKSIISYPQVWKGQGSRKWKLDQSDGFFVQFESPILRKIWFVASTTEKGRALCRSPEPLDITIHEILPRIFKENETSA; this is translated from the exons atggcggACGACGGCGGAGGACGGGCGGCCGCGCTGAAGGACCAGGGGAACGAGCAGTTCAAGTCGGGGAACTACCTCAAGGCCGCCGCGCTCTACACGCAGGCCATCAAGCTCGACTCCGACAACCCCACCCTCTACAG CAACCGAGCTGCTGCATTTCTGCAGCTGGTTAAGCTTAATAAGGCACTTGCTGATGCTGAGACGACAATAAAACTCAAGCCAGAATGGGAGAAG GGTTATTTCAGGAAAGGATGTGTTTTGGAGGCCATGGAGCAGTATGAGGAG GCAATATCTGCTTTTCAAATAGCTTTGCAGCACAATCCACAAAATACAGAAGTCTCGagaaagatcaagaggcttacTCAGTTAGCAAGGGAACAGAAGCGAGCTGTTGATGTGGAGAACCTGCGTTCCAATGTTGACATCGGGAAGAACTTGCAGTCATTGAAAAAGGAGCTG GCTACAAAGTATGGAGATGCAGAAATGGGACAAAATATATTCTCATTTGTTATCAGTGTGATTGAATCAGCGATAAAGGGTTGGCATGACACAGGAAAGGTGGATGCAAAGGTCAATTTCCTTCTTGATGATCAGAAGACCGACACTGAAAAATATGCCCCAGTGGTTAACATTGAGAAG GCCTTTGAGTCACCCCATACCCATAGCAGTTGTTTCGCATATTTGCGGCAATACTCTGAGGAATCTTTTTCAAAGGCTGCTTGTATGCTAGCACCTAAGAGCATCATCTCCTATCCACAG GTCTGGAAAGGGCAAGGGTCAAGAAAATGGAAGCTAGACCAGAGTGATGGGTTCTTTGTACAATTTGAATCACCAATTTTACGGAAGATATGGTTTGTTGCTAGCACAACAGAGAAGGGACGAGCATTGTGCAG GAGCCCTGAGCCCTTGGACATTACCATCCACGAGATCCTTCCCCGTATATTCAAAGAGAACGAAACCAGTGCTTGA